The Candidatus Palauibacter australiensis DNA segment CCTGTACGTCGCGTGTCTCATGGCGCGCGCGTTGAAGGACGTGGAATGGGACGACATCACGGAGTCCGCCGCCGCGGTCGTGACGGCGATCGCCATACCCCTCACGTACTCCATCGCCGACGGAATCGGCCTCGGTTTCATCACCTACGTCGCCATCAAGGTGCTGGCGGGCCGCTGGCGCGAGTGTCCGCCGATGCTGCTCGTGGTGGCGCTGGTGTTCGCCGCGAAGTTCATCTGGCTGTAACCTCCCGGCGCGTGACACGTTGGCCCTGCTCCTCCTCGATAGAGAGGCTGAATGAATCAGACCGCACGGTCACTTTGCGGGCTGTCCACAGTTCTGCTCCTCCTCGCGGCGCCGGCGGCCGCGGCCGGCCAGGCGGAATTCCAGCTCCAGCTCGGCAAGCTCGTGAACCCGTTCGCGGACACGAGACACGGAACGACCGTCGTCACCTTCCAGCACGCCGCGCAGTGGTCCTGGGGCGACCACTTCATGTTCTTCGACTACACGGCGGACGGGGGGAACGACGGGTTCAACGAGAAGGACCTGTACGGCGAGTGGTATCCCTCGCTGAGTCTGGGGAAGATCAGCGGCGGCCGCGCGGGTTTCGGCCCGATCCGCGACTTCGCCCTGCTCGGCGGCGTGAACTACGGCTCGCAGGCGAAGGTGCTCAAGTACACGCCCGGGTTCCGCGCGTCGTGGGACATTCCGGGGTTCATCTTTCTGAATACGGACTTCGCCCGCCTCGTTGACGCTTCGAGCGGGGTCGACAACGGCGGCGCGCCGGCGACGGACAACGGCTGGATGTTCGACGTGAACTGGCTCGCGACGTGGGAGATGCTGGGCCAGACCTTCACCTTCACCGGCCACGCGGAGTACATCAGCGCGGTGACGGACGAGTTCGGCAACGAAGTCCGTGCCTGGATCCTCGCCCAGCCGCAGCTGACCGTGGACATCGGCCGGATCCTGGGGGGAGACGGAGGTCGCCTCATGAGCGGCGTCGAATACCAGTACTGGCGTAACAAGCTGGGGACCGATGTGTCGGAGAGCGTGGTCCAGTTCCTCGTGGTGTGGCGGCTTTGAACGCGGTGCCCGCCCATCGGACCCGTAGCCTGCTCGTCGCGAGCTGCCTGCTCGCGGGCCTGCCGGGCGCGGGCTCCGTCGCGGGCGGTCCGGATCCGCTCTCGGCGCAGACGCCGGAGCAGCGTTACTCCGACTGGGTCCGCCCGGGCTTCCGCCCGCAGGAATACGAGTTTCGCCGCAACCGCATCCTCGACGGCCTGCGCGCCACCGGGGGCGGTCTCCTGCTCGTCCCCTCGTCGGACGGCATCACGCACGGCGAGACGTTCCGGCAGCTCGAGGACTTCTGGTACCTGACGGGGCTGGAAGTCCCCCAGTCGATGCTTGTGCTGGACGCAGGGCGCGACCTCGCGATCCTTTTCATGCCGCAGCGGGATCCGCGCTTCGAGAACCCGGGCCGACCGAACGACTTCCCGGGCCGCCCGCTGCTCGAGGACTACCGGATCCGCGGGATCGGCGGCGCGGACGACTATCGCGACATCGCCGAACTCGAAGGCTTTCTCCGCGAGCGCGTGGGGAGGGGCGAGATCCTTCGGGTGAACGCGGGCGCCGCGGGTGAGGTCTCCGATCCGGTCGTCCCGCTGGTCGGGAGCCTCGACCCCACGGCATCTCTGATCCGGCGACTGCGGGACGACTATCCGGACGCGCGCTTGGTGAACGCGTTCGAGATCGTCGCGCGTCTGCGCATGGTGAAGTCCCCCGCCGAGATCATGCGCATGCGGCGCGCGGCCGACGCCACGATGGCCGGGATCCGGGCCGCCGCCGCCCTCGTTCGGCCGGGGGTCGATGAGCGCACGCTCCAGGGCGAGTTCGAGCGCGCCTGCCGGGAGGCGGGCGCCCAGTCCATCCCCTTCACGCCGATCATCAAGTCGGGCCCCAACAGCCTCTGGCCGTGGCGCGTCCTCGCGGCCCACTACGACCGCCGCAACCGCCGGATGGAGGACGGCGACCTCGTGATCTTCGACGTGGGGTGCGAGATCAACGGATATGTGAGCGACGTCGGCCGCACGTTCCCCGTGAACGGCGCCTTCACCGAGATCCAGCGCGAGAAACTCCTCGTGAGCACCCGGGCAACGGAAGCCGTCATTGCCGCCGTGCGCCCGGGCGTCACCCTGCGCGAACTCACGCAGGTGGCGTACGACGCGATCCCGGACGAGGAGGAGCGCTACATGCAGACGCCCTCCTTCTTCGGCCACCACATCGGGCTCTC contains these protein-coding regions:
- a CDS encoding NCS2 family permease, whose product is LYVACLMARALKDVEWDDITESAAAVVTAIAIPLTYSIADGIGLGFITYVAIKVLAGRWRECPPMLLVVALVFAAKFIWL
- a CDS encoding nucleoside-binding protein, giving the protein MNQTARSLCGLSTVLLLLAAPAAAAGQAEFQLQLGKLVNPFADTRHGTTVVTFQHAAQWSWGDHFMFFDYTADGGNDGFNEKDLYGEWYPSLSLGKISGGRAGFGPIRDFALLGGVNYGSQAKVLKYTPGFRASWDIPGFIFLNTDFARLVDASSGVDNGGAPATDNGWMFDVNWLATWEMLGQTFTFTGHAEYISAVTDEFGNEVRAWILAQPQLTVDIGRILGGDGGRLMSGVEYQYWRNKLGTDVSESVVQFLVVWRL
- a CDS encoding Xaa-Pro peptidase family protein, translated to MPAHRTRSLLVASCLLAGLPGAGSVAGGPDPLSAQTPEQRYSDWVRPGFRPQEYEFRRNRILDGLRATGGGLLLVPSSDGITHGETFRQLEDFWYLTGLEVPQSMLVLDAGRDLAILFMPQRDPRFENPGRPNDFPGRPLLEDYRIRGIGGADDYRDIAELEGFLRERVGRGEILRVNAGAAGEVSDPVVPLVGSLDPTASLIRRLRDDYPDARLVNAFEIVARLRMVKSPAEIMRMRRAADATMAGIRAAAALVRPGVDERTLQGEFERACREAGAQSIPFTPIIKSGPNSLWPWRVLAAHYDRRNRRMEDGDLVIFDVGCEINGYVSDVGRTFPVNGAFTEIQREKLLVSTRATEAVIAAVRPGVTLRELTQVAYDAIPDEEERYMQTPSFFGHHIGLSTGDPALLDEPLAPGMVFTIEPWYYNHDLGVSAFVEEVLLVTEDGAEVITDALPRDPNALEELVP